A single Bacteroidales bacterium DNA region contains:
- a CDS encoding anhydro-N-acetylmuramic acid kinase has product MKEYNIIGIMSGTSLDGVDVACCQFYFESNKWNYKIIVAETFQYDYTWKEKLNHAINSDALHLILLHTEYGAYLGKLVNKFILKNKLPIDFIASHGHTIFHQPEKRMTFQIGDGSAIAAVTGLPVICDFRSGDVALGGQGAPLVPIGDKYLFSEFDFCINLGGFANISFDKDDKRIAFDICPVNIVMNKYAELLGIPFDNDGLIASHGNLNNDLFDELNNLEFYFSKYPKSLGREWVDKNIFPLIEKYKISVEDKLYTFCEHVALQISVILNSEKTGKALVTGGGAYNKHLISRITDFSTHEIIIPDNTTVEYKEALVFAFLGLLRMNNEINCLSSVTGASRDHSSGAIYLP; this is encoded by the coding sequence ATGAAAGAGTATAATATAATTGGAATAATGTCGGGCACTTCACTTGATGGAGTTGATGTTGCTTGTTGTCAATTTTATTTTGAAAGTAATAAATGGAATTATAAAATTATTGTTGCAGAAACATTTCAATACGATTATACCTGGAAAGAAAAATTAAACCATGCAATAAATTCCGATGCATTACACCTGATATTGTTACATACAGAATATGGTGCTTATCTTGGGAAACTGGTTAATAAATTTATTTTAAAGAATAAATTACCTATTGATTTTATTGCATCACATGGGCACACTATTTTTCATCAACCTGAAAAGCGTATGACATTTCAAATAGGTGATGGCTCTGCAATAGCTGCTGTTACAGGACTTCCGGTAATTTGTGATTTTCGCTCAGGTGATGTAGCTCTTGGAGGACAAGGTGCTCCTTTGGTTCCGATTGGTGATAAATATTTATTTTCTGAATTCGATTTTTGTATAAATCTTGGTGGCTTTGCAAATATTTCTTTTGATAAAGATGACAAACGCATTGCATTTGATATTTGTCCGGTCAATATTGTTATGAATAAATATGCAGAACTACTTGGGATACCATTCGATAATGATGGACTGATTGCATCGCACGGTAATTTAAATAATGATTTGTTTGATGAACTGAACAACCTGGAATTCTATTTTTCGAAATATCCGAAATCATTAGGAAGAGAGTGGGTTGATAAAAATATTTTCCCTCTCATCGAAAAATATAAAATTAGTGTTGAAGATAAACTTTACACTTTTTGTGAGCATGTAGCTTTGCAAATTTCTGTTATTTTAAATTCCGAGAAAACTGGAAAAGCTCTTGTGACTGGTGGAGGTGCATACAACAAACATTTGATTTCGCGAATAACTGATTTTTCAACACATGAAATAATTATTCCCGACAATACTACTGTTGAATATAAAGAAGCATTGGTTTTTGCTTTTTTGGGATTGCTGAGAATGAATAACGAAATAAATTGCTTGTCTTCTGTAACCGGCGCCAGTAGGGATCATTCGTCGGGTGCAATTTATCTTCCCTGA
- the murF gene encoding UDP-N-acetylmuramoyl-tripeptide--D-alanyl-D-alanine ligase has translation MTIDQLYQIFLKCGNICTDTRKIVNNSLFFAIHGENFNANQFAKTAIDNGCSYAVVDDEKFVLNEKFILVEDTLKTLQELAIYHRQQFKIPFIGITGTNGKTTTKELIAAVLSKKYNVLYTKGNLNNHIGVPLTILSVNQNTEIAVIEMGANHPGEIALLCKISHPDYGIITNIGKAHLEGFGSIEGVAKTKKELYDFIKNLQGKVFVCSDNEFLMNSSEKIERVTYGVSSESSCRGEIIESNPLLKVKWLNNNSSIEIPTNLFGFYNFENIMAAICIGSYFKVDEKNIVKAIEEYIPSNNRSQIIKTSRNTIIMDAYNANPTSMDASIKNFIHVDAENKFMIIGDMRELGNDALVEHEKILNLIESSGIKNVILVGNVFSSINKNNNIKAFVNSDEALEYLKKINPSNNYFLIKGSRGIKLEKVLEAL, from the coding sequence ATGACTATAGATCAATTATATCAAATATTTCTTAAGTGTGGGAATATATGTACCGATACAAGAAAAATAGTAAACAACTCATTATTTTTTGCAATACATGGCGAGAATTTTAACGCCAATCAATTTGCAAAAACAGCAATTGACAATGGTTGCAGCTATGCAGTTGTTGATGATGAAAAATTTGTTTTAAATGAAAAATTTATTCTTGTTGAAGATACACTGAAGACTTTACAGGAATTAGCAATATATCATCGTCAACAATTTAAAATTCCATTTATTGGCATTACCGGAACCAATGGTAAAACAACAACCAAAGAGCTTATTGCTGCTGTCTTGTCAAAAAAATATAATGTGTTATATACAAAAGGAAATTTAAATAATCATATTGGGGTTCCTCTTACTATATTATCAGTAAATCAAAATACTGAAATTGCAGTAATTGAAATGGGAGCCAATCATCCCGGTGAAATTGCACTGCTTTGTAAAATATCACATCCTGATTATGGAATTATTACAAATATCGGGAAAGCACACCTCGAAGGTTTTGGCAGTATTGAAGGTGTGGCAAAAACAAAAAAAGAATTGTATGATTTTATAAAAAATTTACAAGGAAAAGTTTTTGTTTGTAGTGATAATGAATTTCTGATGAACTCTTCTGAAAAAATTGAACGCGTTACTTATGGCGTATCTAGTGAAAGTTCATGCAGGGGAGAAATAATTGAAAGCAACCCATTATTAAAAGTTAAATGGCTTAATAATAATTCTTCAATTGAAATTCCAACAAATTTATTTGGCTTTTATAATTTCGAAAATATAATGGCTGCAATTTGTATTGGCTCATACTTTAAAGTTGATGAGAAAAATATTGTCAAAGCAATCGAAGAATATATTCCTTCCAATAATCGTTCTCAAATAATCAAAACTTCACGTAATACAATAATAATGGATGCATACAATGCCAACCCAACCAGTATGGATGCTTCTATTAAAAATTTTATTCATGTTGATGCAGAAAATAAATTTATGATTATTGGTGATATGCGCGAACTTGGGAATGACGCTTTAGTTGAACATGAAAAAATATTAAACCTGATTGAATCTTCCGGAATAAAAAATGTGATTCTGGTTGGAAATGTTTTTTCTTCAATAAATAAAAACAATAATATTAAAGCCTTTGTCAATTCTGATGAAGCATTGGAATATTTAAAAAAGATAAATCCATCGAATAATTATTTTTTAATAAAAGGTTCGAGAGGAATTAAATTGGAAAAAGTGCTGGAAGCATTGTAA